From Thermostichus vulcanus str. 'Rupite', a single genomic window includes:
- a CDS encoding biotin transporter BioY, producing MTAAFVHTPLAQTLVPRPSRVRDALLILGGSLFVAVLAQVRIPLPFTPVPITGQTFGVLLVGAGFGARLGFLTLLLYLLEGLLGLPFFAGGGSGFSHLAGATGGYLLAYPLTAGLMGWFVERWGVDRNLWKMAAAMLACSALIYLMGATWLGVWLNQNVEPTSAWAVLQKGV from the coding sequence ATGACTGCTGCTTTCGTCCATACTCCCCTAGCGCAAACTCTGGTACCCCGTCCTTCCCGTGTTCGGGATGCCCTGCTGATTCTGGGGGGCAGTTTATTCGTGGCTGTCCTGGCTCAGGTGCGGATCCCTTTGCCCTTTACGCCGGTACCGATTACGGGTCAAACCTTTGGAGTCCTGCTGGTTGGGGCAGGCTTTGGGGCGCGGCTCGGCTTTCTCACGCTGTTGCTGTACCTCCTAGAAGGGCTGTTGGGGCTGCCTTTCTTTGCAGGAGGGGGATCTGGGTTTAGCCACTTGGCAGGGGCAACAGGGGGCTATCTACTGGCCTATCCGCTAACAGCGGGGCTGATGGGCTGGTTTGTAGAACGATGGGGAGTCGATCGAAACCTCTGGAAGATGGCTGCAGCAATGCTGGCGTGTAGTGCTTTGATTTACCTAATGGGTGCCACTTGGCTGGGGGTCTGGCTCAACCAGAATGTGGAGCCAACTTCTGCTTGGGCGGTGCTTCAAAAGGGTGTT